A genomic window from Populus nigra chromosome 7, ddPopNigr1.1, whole genome shotgun sequence includes:
- the LOC133699203 gene encoding protein ALTERED PHOSPHATE STARVATION RESPONSE 1-like — translation MGASSSKIEEDKALQLCRERRKFVRQALDGRCSLAAAHVTYIQSLRSTGTALRKFVEPEVPIESSLYISTNATPEPPALTEKSLSHFSVSSPSLSHPVDAAENLSPSPSPPSSSQFQAHHMKFRGFSSKTIEEKPPVVVTGTVTSSSTPQNTTPRSTEKHETSQFDDSSVPSGTTQWDYFEPFQPIDHQFSFQDGMQLNHGFASADDFRQLRAEEGIPDLEDEGEKASFHEIAESEGSEDEFDDPPVDTLVRSFENLNRVHDHVAASASQITPSASGAASDTELLNGKKGNSPGLLPLRTPSAAVSVSADRQKTPMKEDQSKNKVSPKDFFSSIKDIEYLFIKASDSGKEVPRMLEANKLHFRPVVPGKENGSVASTFFKACLSCGEDPSQVQEEPAQNDLKYLAWHRTTSSRSSSSRTPLGLNAKDDSDDRVGNLFDNFCMISGSHASTLDRLYAWERKLYEEVKASEMVRREYDMNCKVLRQLESNGKSLHNMKIDKTRAIVKDLHSRIRVALHRIDSISKRIEELRDKELQPQLEELIDGLSRMWEVMFECHKLQFNIITTAYNNCNAELSIKSESHRQVTVHLEKELSSLSSSFTKWIGAQISYLQAINSWLFKCVFFPSKPAKRKRRQQEPSTTLRCYGPPVYVTCGVWLDRLQTLPAKEVAESIKGLAAETARFLPRQEKNQGKNANLSSWKADNGSDSAVNMLRDEALEDCILGFKHFRSSLEGFLGQLHRFAEDSVKMYAELEKEIQDTKSNYERVKSQQQVA, via the exons ATGGGTGCTTCAAGTTCTAAAATAGAAGAAGACAAGGCTTTGCAGCTTTGTCGTGAAAGAAGGAAATTTGTTAGGCAAGCCCTTGATGGCCGGTGCTCGCTTGCAGCAGCTCATGTTACGTATATTCAGTCACTAAGAAGTACAGGAACTGCTCTTAGGAAGTTTGTTGAACCTGAAGTTCCTATTGAATCTTCGTTGTACATCTCCACCAATGCAACGCCAGAGCCACCTGCTTTGACTGAGAAGTCGCTTTCCCATTTTTCAGTCTCCTCTCCATCTTTATCTCACCCTGTTGATGCAGCTGAAAACCTTTCTCCATCACCATCTCCTCCCAGCTCAAGTCAGTTTCAGGCACATCATATGAAATTTAGGGGCTTTTCTTCTAAAACAATTGAAGAGAAACCTCCTGTAGTCGTTACAGGGACAGTAACGTCATCCAGTACCCCACAAAATACCACTCCTCGTTCCACTGAGAAACATGAAACATCACAGTTTGATGATTCATCAGTACCATCAGGGACGACTCAATGGGATTACTTCGAACCTTTTCAACCAATTGACCATCAGTTTTCTTTTCAAGACGGAATGCAACTGAACCATGGGTTCGCCAGTGCTGATGATTTTAGACAGCTAAGGGCAGAGGAAGGAATTCCTGATCTGGAAGACGAAGGAGAGAAAGCTTCGTTTCATGAAATTGCAGAATCTGAGGGTTCGGAAGATGAATTTGATGACCCTCCTGTGGATACTTTGGTGCGAAGTTTTGAAAATCTTAATAGGGTACATGATCATGTCGCAGCTAGTGCCTCACAAATCACGCCTTCTGCAAGTGGTGCAGCTTCAGATACTGAGCTATTGAATGGGAAGAAAGGGAACTCTCCTGGTTTGTTGCCATTAAGAACACCATCAGCAGCAGTTTCTGTTTCAGCTGACAGACAGAAAACACCGATGAAGGAAGATCAATCAAAAAATAAGGTTTCCCCTAAGGACTTCTTTTCAAGCATAAAGGATATAGAGTATCTCTTTATAAAAGCTTCTGATTCTGGGAAAGAGGTTCCGAGGATGCTTGAAGCAAATAAATTGCATTTCCGTCCAGTGGTACCTGGAAAAGAAA ATGGATCAGTGGCATCTACATTCTTCAAGGCCTGTTTATCTTGCGGGGAAGACCCTAGCCAAGTGCAAGAAG AGCCTGCCCAAAACGATTTGAAGTACTTAGCTTGGCATAGGACGACATCTTCGCGATCATCTTCATCCAGGACTCCTCTTGGATTAAACGCCAAGGATGATTCAGATGATCGAGTTGGTAatctttttgataatttttgcaTGATCTCTGGCAGTCATGCTTCAACTCTAGACAGACTATATGCATGGGAGAGGAAGCTGTATGAGGAAGTAAAG GCTAGTGAGATGGTCAGAAGGGAGTATGATATGAACTGTAAAGTTTTAAGACAACTGGAATCAAATGGAAAAAGTCTCCACAACATGAAAATTGATAAAACCCGGGCCATTGTTAAAGATCTACACTCGAGAATCAGAGTTGCACTTCACAGAATTGATTCCATATCGAAGAGGATTGAGGAATTAAGAGACAAAGAGCTCCAGCCACAACTTGAGGAATTAATAGATGG GCTGAGTCGGATGTGGGAGGTGATGTTTGAATGCCACAAGCTTCAGTTTAACATCATTACAACAGCATACAACAATTGCAATGCCGAGTTATCTATAAAGTCAGAGTCACATCGGCAGGTTACTGTTCATCTTGAAAAAGAACTGAGCTCTCTATCTTCAAGTTTTACTAAGTGGATTGGAGCTCAGATTTCCTACCTGCAGGCTATAAATAGTTGGCTTTTTAAATGtgtcttttttccaagcaaacCTGCCAAGAGAAAAAGGAGGCAACAGGAACCATCAACGACTTTAAGATGCTATGGCCCTCCTGTATATGTCACCTGTGGTGTCTGGTTGGACAGACTTCAGACCTTGCCTGCAAAGGAAGTCGCAGAATCTATTAAGGGTTTAGCAGCTGAAACTGCTCGCTTTTTACCACGCCAAGAGAAGAACCAAGGGAAGAATGCGAACCTTTCATCATGGAAGGCTGATAATGGCAGTGATTCAGCAGTTAACATGTTGAGAGATGAAGCATTGGAGGATTGTATCCTAGGTTTCAAGCATTTTCGATCAAGCCTGGAGGGATTTCTGGGTCAGTTGCATAGGTTTGCAGAGGATTCTGTCAAGATGTATGCAGAACTTGAAAAGGAAATCCAGGATACCAAGAGTAATTATGAAAGAGTGAAGTCCCAACAGCAAGTTGcttaa